From the genome of Sulfurovum sp. NBC37-1, one region includes:
- a CDS encoding DUF2304 domain-containing protein has translation MLKIQIASFLFSTFILYFIFKMVRKKKISEEYSILWFFIGIIFLFLSIFPKTIDIMGMIFGISYAPSLLILIILAFILSMLIHFSVVLSRLSRQNKELIQEVGLLKYEIENIKNL, from the coding sequence ATGTTGAAAATTCAAATAGCTTCTTTTTTGTTTAGTACCTTTATACTTTATTTTATATTTAAAATGGTTAGAAAGAAAAAAATCTCGGAAGAATATTCCATATTGTGGTTTTTTATAGGAATAATTTTTCTTTTTCTGTCTATATTTCCCAAAACAATAGATATTATGGGAATGATCTTCGGAATTTCTTATGCACCTTCACTGCTAATACTTATTATCCTTGCTTTTATATTATCTATGTTAATCCATTTTTCGGTAGTATTAAGTAGATTGTCTCGGCAAAATAAAGAATTGATTCAAGAAGTGGGACTTCTTAAATATGAGATCGAAAATATTAAAAATTTATAA
- a CDS encoding glycosyltransferase family 2 protein produces MRPPPLVSILIPLYNAEGYIAQTLDNCLAQTYENIEIIVVDDGSADGGLKIARAYEEKYDNVHVHEQPNSGAPRARNLVFEKSKGEYIQYLDADDLMSENKIASQMEMAKKCNYDSKVMFSSKFSYFTKSIEDAAYFYQPIDHSYDSGIEWLIDAWSGGGFGVVMGWLTHRALIAKAGPWNESLRKNQDGEFFSRVVVQAERVMMSDDTMVYYRRTGESSVSAQVTEASAASTLASLKLYEENISTVGDPRLKKALAYTYLAFIRDYYPRFPQLRNEAETHIKRLGFTFHTLETPGKLGLLAKVIGSDNVIKLRYWLGRL; encoded by the coding sequence TTGAGACCTCCACCTCTCGTTTCCATTCTCATTCCTCTCTACAATGCCGAAGGGTACATAGCCCAGACACTAGACAACTGCCTGGCGCAGACTTACGAAAACATCGAGATCATCGTCGTTGATGACGGATCGGCTGATGGCGGGCTGAAGATCGCCAGAGCATATGAAGAGAAATATGACAACGTCCATGTGCATGAGCAGCCGAACAGCGGGGCACCGCGGGCGAGGAATCTGGTGTTTGAGAAGTCCAAAGGGGAGTACATACAGTACCTCGATGCGGACGACCTGATGTCGGAAAATAAGATCGCTTCGCAGATGGAGATGGCTAAAAAATGTAACTATGACAGCAAAGTGATGTTTAGTTCGAAGTTCAGTTATTTTACCAAAAGCATTGAAGATGCGGCGTATTTCTACCAGCCCATCGACCACTCTTACGATTCGGGGATCGAATGGCTCATCGATGCCTGGTCGGGTGGCGGTTTCGGCGTGGTGATGGGGTGGCTGACTCATAGAGCACTCATAGCGAAAGCAGGTCCATGGAATGAGTCACTACGTAAAAATCAGGATGGAGAGTTTTTTAGTAGGGTAGTAGTGCAGGCAGAGAGAGTGATGATGAGTGACGATACGATGGTGTACTATCGCCGTACGGGAGAGAGCTCCGTCAGCGCGCAGGTTACGGAGGCTTCCGCCGCTTCGACACTGGCATCGCTCAAGCTTTACGAAGAGAATATCTCAACAGTGGGCGACCCCCGTCTGAAGAAAGCACTGGCCTACACCTACCTGGCATTCATACGTGACTACTACCCCCGTTTCCCTCAGCTTCGCAACGAAGCGGAAACCCACATAAAACGTTTGGGGTTCACCTTTCACACACTCGAGACACCGGGAAAACTGGGCCTTCTGGCAAAGGTCATTGGGTCTGACAATGTTATTAAACTGCGTTATTGGTTGGGTAGACTGTAG
- a CDS encoding GNAT family N-acetyltransferase: MIEIRLLSKEDDRSSFECGEASLDLYFRQYAGQNQFKHYIGTTYVALHEGKIVGYASVSPGSIRIDDPVNIDTRKLPKYPLPVLRLTRLAVDTHYQKNGIGKSLLKFILKLTLLQKKQFGCFGLVVDAKMQSIGFYEQFGFVPFNIEAGALDIRPYAQSMFLSTKTIERVADQTDKKDNH, encoded by the coding sequence ATGATTGAGATACGCCTGCTTTCCAAAGAGGATGACAGATCTTCTTTTGAGTGCGGTGAAGCCTCTTTGGATCTGTATTTCCGGCAGTATGCCGGACAAAATCAGTTCAAACATTATATCGGTACTACCTATGTGGCATTACATGAAGGAAAAATAGTCGGTTATGCGAGTGTGAGCCCCGGCAGTATAAGGATCGATGATCCGGTAAATATTGACACTCGAAAACTACCGAAATATCCTTTGCCTGTTCTGAGACTGACAAGATTGGCAGTTGATACACACTATCAAAAAAACGGTATAGGGAAATCCTTACTGAAGTTCATACTCAAACTGACACTTTTGCAAAAAAAACAGTTTGGCTGTTTTGGTTTGGTAGTCGATGCAAAAATGCAAAGCATAGGGTTTTATGAACAGTTTGGATTTGTACCCTTCAATATTGAGGCAGGAGCATTGGATATACGTCCCTATGCCCAGAGCATGTTTCTCTCGACAAAGACTATAGAAAGAGTTGCTGACCAAACAGATAAAAAGGATAACCATTGA
- a CDS encoding formyltransferase family protein has product MLPPELTPQQITLPQSDEHTIVIVTGKELRHRRFALRIIETFGNDVVAWYELDASVKARFVDKNQTRTAAQVQPGASKAQKIKAVLFEELPKRFRKYGAVYTLKRIASLANDAWYRFGPLRQVGKKMALAEERLFAKEVEALQKQTAMQARKLHPDDVHSEGFREEVQKLDPYFFLTLSGPLYHQPLLESIRGAAINQHAGHSPLYKGSNTIHWALYHRRLDYVSSTVHITNTGADAGQILRRSNPCMFPEDDVETVFLRTVALGTELMIESVQGIIADKHVTVFEQPKGEGLTYLNKSYTFQVAKAIVRDFSAGWLREELNRERSF; this is encoded by the coding sequence ATGCTACCGCCGGAACTAACACCCCAGCAGATCACCCTGCCCCAAAGCGATGAACATACCATCGTCATTGTAACGGGAAAAGAGCTCCGCCACAGGCGTTTTGCCCTACGCATCATTGAAACATTCGGCAATGACGTGGTAGCCTGGTATGAACTTGACGCTTCCGTGAAAGCACGTTTTGTCGACAAAAACCAGACCCGTACAGCTGCACAGGTACAGCCGGGGGCTTCCAAAGCACAGAAAATCAAAGCCGTACTCTTTGAGGAACTCCCCAAGCGCTTTAGGAAATACGGTGCTGTTTATACACTCAAACGTATCGCTTCACTTGCCAACGATGCCTGGTACCGCTTCGGCCCTCTGCGCCAGGTGGGCAAAAAAATGGCTTTGGCGGAGGAGAGACTGTTTGCCAAAGAAGTTGAAGCGCTCCAAAAGCAAACGGCGATGCAGGCACGCAAACTCCATCCCGATGATGTGCACAGCGAAGGGTTCAGAGAAGAGGTCCAAAAGCTCGACCCCTACTTTTTCCTGACCCTCAGCGGCCCGCTCTACCATCAACCGCTGCTGGAGAGCATCCGCGGTGCCGCCATCAACCAGCATGCCGGCCACTCTCCGCTCTACAAAGGAAGCAACACTATCCACTGGGCACTCTACCACCGCCGGCTTGACTATGTCAGCTCTACCGTACACATCACCAATACGGGAGCAGACGCGGGACAGATCCTGAGACGTTCCAACCCCTGTATGTTTCCTGAAGATGATGTGGAAACGGTATTTCTGCGCACCGTTGCACTCGGAACGGAACTGATGATAGAGTCCGTTCAGGGGATCATAGCAGACAAGCATGTCACCGTGTTTGAACAGCCCAAAGGAGAAGGCCTGACCTACCTGAACAAGTCCTACACTTTTCAGGTGGCCAAAGCTATCGTACGCGACTTCAGCGCCGGATGGCTGCGTGAGGAACTGAACAGAGAAAGGAGTTTCTAA
- a CDS encoding polysaccharide deacetylase family protein, whose product MLKNGWYILNYHDISWEENPFLRGIGGSFPPDVFRGHLEVLSQHGKLVSVQEGFERWQQGSIDEPLISFWFDDGFAGVRRYAMPIMDSFGVKGAISINSRFTLRKEMFWRAKLSYLSQTDGLRFLRSRLKPFGYTLNRPIKAFTMDHFSPKIIEAIDTVYEEFAPEHVRDDAFRIFDTMEGIGILHQNGWEITNHSSAHYPLSEAAYIEHFAEEFTECDEALQTHLGIETRFWVLPFDRKSLPLDDLLKVFYNADTNERHLVLVGNRVNTTYDPHQKIIYRIDPPYLNGKELVRYLKFIPSNVNERY is encoded by the coding sequence ATGCTCAAAAACGGCTGGTACATTCTCAACTATCATGATATTTCCTGGGAAGAGAACCCTTTTCTCAGAGGCATAGGCGGCAGCTTCCCTCCCGATGTTTTCAGAGGACATCTTGAAGTTCTGAGTCAACATGGAAAACTGGTTTCCGTACAGGAAGGATTCGAGCGCTGGCAGCAGGGTAGCATCGATGAACCACTTATCAGCTTCTGGTTCGACGACGGTTTTGCCGGGGTGCGTCGCTATGCCATGCCCATCATGGATTCTTTCGGTGTAAAAGGAGCCATCTCTATCAACTCCCGCTTTACTCTCAGAAAAGAAATGTTCTGGCGTGCCAAACTCTCCTACCTCAGCCAGACAGACGGGTTGAGATTTCTAAGAAGCAGGCTCAAACCCTTCGGGTACACACTCAATCGGCCGATCAAAGCCTTCACAATGGATCATTTCTCGCCCAAAATCATCGAAGCCATCGACACAGTATACGAGGAGTTCGCCCCCGAACATGTCAGGGACGATGCCTTCCGCATCTTCGATACGATGGAGGGCATAGGCATACTGCACCAAAACGGCTGGGAGATCACCAACCACTCCTCCGCCCACTACCCCCTCAGCGAAGCGGCGTACATCGAGCATTTTGCCGAAGAGTTTACGGAGTGTGATGAGGCGCTGCAAACACATCTCGGCATCGAAACCCGCTTCTGGGTACTCCCCTTTGACCGAAAGAGCCTGCCCTTGGATGATCTGCTGAAGGTTTTCTACAATGCAGACACCAACGAACGGCATCTGGTGCTCGTAGGCAACAGGGTCAATACAACCTACGATCCGCATCAAAAAATTATCTACCGCATCGACCCGCCCTATCTGAACGGCAAGGAACTTGTGAGATATCTGAAGTTCATACCTTCCAATGTCAATGAAAGGTACTGA
- a CDS encoding type II toxin-antitoxin system VapC family toxin yields the protein MQPSLAMRKSIYLDINIVIDILDTNRPNSQSAKALLKHLSYENIKIVISEDMLSTIFYIVKNKQAVLEFFQLIQKRWLISPFGQDVIKEAIKLSLAKNLDFEDTAQCLCAKENGCMALITNDHRFYDCGIKQYTSDEALKNISTFH from the coding sequence ATGCAGCCAAGTTTGGCAATGCGTAAAAGTATTTATCTTGATATCAATATTGTGATTGACATACTCGACACAAACAGGCCTAACAGCCAGAGTGCAAAGGCACTGTTGAAACATCTAAGCTATGAAAATATTAAAATTGTTATCAGTGAAGATATGCTCAGTACTATTTTTTATATCGTCAAAAATAAGCAGGCGGTATTGGAATTTTTTCAACTCATTCAAAAAAGATGGCTCATATCACCTTTCGGGCAAGATGTGATAAAAGAGGCTATAAAATTGTCTCTTGCAAAAAATCTTGATTTTGAAGATACTGCTCAATGTTTATGTGCAAAAGAAAACGGATGTATGGCTCTAATAACGAACGACCATAGATTTTATGATTGCGGTATAAAACAATACACCAGTGACGAAGCGTTAAAAAATATCAGTACCTTTCATTGA
- a CDS encoding MOP flippase family protein — translation MSLRKETLSGVKWTSLSSVIVAVVQLLQLIILAHYLDASDFGLMAIVSVIIGFSALFMDMGISASIIHKQDISHEQLSSLYWLNVASGIFLFSCIYILSPYIASFYHEKELVPLMKILAVTFVVTGIGNQYGILLQKLLRFDVMAKISIATNVFAFLVAVILAMENFGVYALVYATLGRSVATTVLNTLIGIKEHRPSLIYRHKSITPMISFGMFQMGERSLNYVNSQFDVILIGKLLGVEVLGVYTIAKNLSMRPAQIINPVITKVTFPVMAKVQDDIPRLKSIYLKTINYLSSINFPVYLLIAILAEPVILLLFGEKWRDAIILLEILSVYGALRSTGNPIGSLQLARGRADLGFYWTFAMFLAMPLVIYTGSFWGVSGVAYSLVAAGIFFSFPGWYYMVKPLCGAGFKEYFWQILKPLLVSALAGSFSYGISLLFNIENMYVHVSLVAVTMGMAVLALNVLFNRDFIETGLEMIGRKKVG, via the coding sequence ATGTCACTGAGAAAAGAAACATTAAGCGGTGTCAAGTGGACAAGTCTCTCCTCCGTTATTGTCGCAGTGGTTCAGTTACTTCAGTTAATCATACTCGCACACTATCTTGATGCTTCCGATTTTGGTCTGATGGCCATCGTTTCTGTCATCATCGGTTTCAGTGCGCTGTTCATGGATATGGGTATCAGTGCGTCGATCATTCATAAACAGGACATAAGCCATGAACAACTTTCCAGTTTGTATTGGCTTAATGTGGCATCGGGCATTTTTTTATTTTCTTGCATCTATATTCTGTCACCATACATTGCTTCCTTTTACCATGAAAAAGAACTGGTACCGCTCATGAAGATCCTTGCAGTGACATTTGTTGTGACAGGCATAGGAAACCAGTATGGTATATTATTGCAAAAGCTGCTTCGGTTCGATGTTATGGCCAAGATCAGCATAGCCACCAATGTGTTTGCCTTTTTGGTAGCCGTTATCCTGGCAATGGAAAATTTCGGGGTGTATGCTCTTGTCTATGCCACATTGGGCAGAAGTGTCGCTACAACTGTGCTAAATACGCTTATAGGTATCAAAGAGCATAGACCGTCTCTGATATACAGACATAAAAGCATTACCCCCATGATCTCCTTTGGAATGTTCCAAATGGGTGAACGCAGCCTGAACTATGTCAATTCACAGTTTGATGTCATACTCATAGGAAAACTACTGGGCGTTGAGGTACTGGGTGTCTATACGATTGCAAAGAACCTCTCCATGAGACCTGCCCAGATCATTAATCCCGTTATTACCAAAGTGACCTTTCCAGTTATGGCAAAAGTACAGGATGATATTCCGAGACTTAAATCGATCTATCTTAAAACAATCAACTATCTTTCCTCGATTAATTTTCCGGTGTATCTGCTGATCGCTATTTTAGCTGAACCTGTCATTCTGCTTCTTTTTGGTGAAAAATGGAGAGATGCCATCATTCTTTTGGAGATACTGTCTGTGTATGGAGCACTTCGTTCCACAGGAAACCCCATAGGCTCTCTGCAGCTGGCAAGAGGGCGGGCAGACCTTGGGTTCTATTGGACTTTTGCCATGTTTCTTGCCATGCCACTGGTCATTTACACAGGAAGTTTTTGGGGTGTTTCCGGAGTAGCATACAGTCTGGTAGCCGCAGGCATATTTTTCTCTTTTCCTGGATGGTACTACATGGTAAAACCTTTATGCGGTGCTGGGTTTAAAGAGTACTTTTGGCAAATTTTAAAACCTTTGCTGGTCTCCGCGCTTGCAGGATCATTTTCTTATGGAATCAGTCTTTTATTCAATATTGAAAATATGTATGTACATGTCAGTTTGGTTGCTGTCACAATGGGTATGGCTGTACTTGCTTTAAATGTTTTATTTAATCGTGATTTTATTGAGACAGGTCTGGAAATGATAGGAAGAAAAAAAGTGGGGTAA
- a CDS encoding serine acetyltransferase, translating into MIKTYRQLKYYWYADEIRNFGRKRKLYFKLRDLRYRLLFLLRACNHLYNKKKSNILMKGIRKIVCYLYARTQLKLGCEIDPKTDIKEGLFLPHPNGIIIHHKAKIGKNCTILQQVTIGNNANKGLEDIASIGMNVSIGAGAKIIGACEIGNNIIIGANAVVVKNIHDNSVVGGVPARYISDNVPPAYNAYYE; encoded by the coding sequence ATGATTAAAACATATAGACAACTCAAATATTATTGGTATGCCGATGAAATTAGAAACTTTGGAAGAAAGAGAAAACTATATTTCAAACTTAGAGATTTAAGATATAGGCTTTTGTTTTTATTAAGGGCATGTAACCATTTATATAACAAAAAAAAATCAAATATACTTATGAAAGGAATAAGAAAGATTGTATGTTATTTGTATGCAAGAACACAGTTGAAGCTCGGATGTGAAATAGATCCAAAAACTGATATTAAGGAAGGGCTATTTCTCCCTCATCCAAATGGAATTATTATTCATCATAAAGCAAAAATTGGTAAAAACTGTACGATATTACAGCAAGTGACGATAGGAAATAATGCCAATAAAGGATTGGAAGACATAGCATCTATAGGTATGAATGTTTCTATTGGAGCAGGAGCAAAAATTATTGGAGCATGTGAAATTGGTAATAATATTATTATAGGAGCAAATGCAGTAGTGGTAAAAAATATTCATGATAATAGTGTAGTTGGAGGAGTGCCTGCCAGATACATAAGTGATAATGTGCCTCCTGCATATAATGCCTATTATGAATAA
- the rffA gene encoding dTDP-4-amino-4,6-dideoxygalactose transaminase yields the protein MAYYTEEQLKKLGFKYIGKNVKISDKASIYNCDQIEIGDNSRIDDFCVISGKIKIGRNVHITPQCLVAGGEKGIIFEDFTTIAYQVQVFTQSDDYSGRTMTNSTIPSKYKNEYKKEVVLRKFSIVGAGSVIMPGVILAEGTSVGAMALVLADTEPWSIYIGNPAKKLKNRKRDLVELEKEYLKMKVNNVIPFNKPPFTGNEEKYVLESMRSSKISGDGAFTKRCTQWFEEKLACKKALLTTSCTHALEMAAMLLDIQEGDEVIMPSYTFVSTANAFVLRGAKIVFVDIRPDTMNIDEMKIEQAITEKTKAIVPVHYAGVGCEMDAIMVLADKYDLFVVEDAAQGMMSSYKGKALGTIGHLGTFSFHETKNYTSAGEGGLLIINDERFTERAEIIREKGTNRSAFFRGMVDKYSWVDVGSSYLMNDVSAAYLWGNLEKADEISENRLFAWQKYHDGLKALKEKGLIELPTIPKECSHNAHMFYIKVKDIETRTKLLEYLKQVDILAVFHYVPLHSSPAGLKFGRLNDKDEFTTSESERLIRLPMFYGITKDIIELVIKEIYTYYRVDL from the coding sequence ATGGCATACTATACAGAAGAACAATTAAAAAAATTAGGTTTTAAATACATAGGGAAAAATGTAAAAATAAGTGATAAGGCTAGTATTTATAATTGCGATCAAATAGAGATAGGTGACAATTCAAGAATAGATGATTTTTGTGTGATATCTGGGAAAATAAAAATTGGAAGGAATGTTCATATTACTCCTCAGTGCTTGGTGGCTGGTGGAGAAAAAGGTATTATTTTCGAAGACTTTACGACTATTGCATATCAAGTACAAGTATTTACACAATCGGATGACTATAGTGGTCGAACAATGACTAATTCAACTATTCCTTCTAAATACAAAAATGAATATAAAAAAGAAGTTGTTTTACGTAAATTTTCCATTGTTGGTGCTGGTTCAGTGATAATGCCTGGAGTAATTTTAGCTGAAGGAACATCAGTTGGTGCAATGGCATTAGTATTAGCTGATACTGAGCCTTGGAGTATTTACATTGGAAATCCAGCGAAAAAACTAAAAAATAGAAAAAGAGATTTAGTAGAACTTGAAAAAGAATATTTGAAAATGAAGGTAAATAACGTGATTCCATTCAACAAACCACCTTTTACAGGTAATGAAGAAAAGTATGTTTTAGAATCAATGAGAAGTAGTAAAATTTCTGGTGATGGAGCGTTTACAAAGAGATGTACACAATGGTTTGAAGAGAAGCTTGCATGCAAGAAAGCTCTTTTGACGACAAGTTGCACTCATGCGCTTGAAATGGCAGCAATGCTTCTTGATATACAAGAAGGTGATGAAGTCATAATGCCTTCATATACTTTTGTAAGTACGGCTAATGCTTTTGTCCTTCGAGGGGCCAAAATTGTATTTGTAGATATTCGCCCTGATACTATGAATATAGATGAAATGAAAATAGAACAAGCTATTACAGAAAAAACCAAAGCTATAGTTCCAGTACATTATGCCGGTGTAGGTTGTGAAATGGATGCCATTATGGTATTGGCTGACAAGTATGATCTTTTCGTCGTTGAAGATGCTGCTCAAGGGATGATGAGCAGCTACAAGGGTAAGGCACTTGGGACTATAGGGCATTTAGGCACATTCAGTTTTCATGAGACAAAGAACTATACCTCTGCAGGCGAAGGTGGTTTACTCATTATAAATGATGAACGTTTTACAGAGCGTGCTGAGATCATTAGAGAAAAAGGAACAAACAGAAGTGCTTTTTTTAGAGGTATGGTTGACAAATACTCCTGGGTAGATGTTGGAAGTAGTTATCTTATGAATGATGTGAGTGCTGCGTATTTGTGGGGAAATCTTGAAAAAGCTGATGAGATCAGTGAAAATAGACTATTTGCTTGGCAGAAGTATCATGATGGGCTGAAAGCCTTGAAAGAAAAAGGCTTGATAGAACTTCCAACTATTCCCAAAGAATGTAGCCATAACGCTCATATGTTCTACATAAAAGTTAAAGATATTGAGACAAGAACTAAATTACTTGAATATTTAAAACAAGTTGATATTCTAGCAGTGTTCCATTATGTTCCATTGCATTCTTCTCCTGCAGGATTAAAGTTTGGAAGATTAAATGACAAGGATGAGTTTACAACATCAGAAAGTGAACGATTGATACGTTTACCAATGTTTTATGGTATTACTAAAGATATAATTGAACTTGTAATTAAAGAAATTTACACATACTATAGGGTTGATTTATGA
- a CDS encoding TDP-N-acetylfucosamine:lipid II N-acetylfucosaminyltransferase gives MHKYKIVHLIHNDKFIVPFMDFIAKHFDENEHLFVYLFDDNVVKYPIPESRNVLNLCNRYLGRKNIFGLSKALNPLMEKAEKIILHGLFSDDLINYLYYHQYFLKKCYWVMWGGDLYGHIDPIKIWKNIFRLHRRRKVVQEMGGLITYIKGDYELVCKHYGAAGKYYECFMYTSNLYKEYDIKHKEHSTINIQLGNSADLTNNHIEVLNELRKYKGENIKIFIPLSYGNQEYAKEVIAKGKELFGDKFVALTEFMPFDKYLEFLGEIDIAIFAHKRQQAMGNTITLLGLGKKVYMRSDITPWKLFKDINVNIFDIENIELKLIAEKDRLNNQKNIKEYFSRENYLNQLRNLFEGE, from the coding sequence ATGCACAAATATAAAATTGTCCATCTCATTCATAACGACAAGTTTATTGTTCCGTTTATGGACTTTATCGCCAAACACTTTGATGAAAATGAACACCTTTTTGTTTATCTTTTCGATGACAATGTTGTAAAATATCCTATTCCGGAATCCAGAAATGTATTGAATCTGTGTAACCGGTATCTTGGCAGAAAAAATATATTTGGACTTTCCAAGGCGTTGAATCCGCTTATGGAAAAAGCGGAAAAAATTATTTTGCATGGTCTTTTTTCGGATGATTTGATCAATTATCTCTATTACCATCAATATTTTTTAAAAAAATGTTACTGGGTCATGTGGGGTGGCGACCTTTATGGACATATAGATCCCATAAAAATATGGAAAAATATTTTTAGGCTTCACAGAAGGCGTAAAGTTGTTCAGGAAATGGGTGGGTTAATTACCTATATAAAAGGTGATTATGAACTGGTATGTAAGCATTACGGTGCAGCAGGAAAGTACTATGAGTGTTTTATGTATACAAGTAACCTTTACAAAGAGTATGATATCAAGCATAAAGAACATTCAACTATAAATATACAGCTCGGTAACTCAGCAGACCTTACAAACAACCATATAGAAGTGCTAAATGAGCTCAGAAAATACAAAGGTGAAAATATCAAGATATTTATTCCTCTTTCATATGGAAATCAAGAGTATGCAAAAGAAGTTATAGCAAAAGGTAAAGAGCTTTTTGGAGATAAATTTGTAGCACTTACAGAGTTTATGCCTTTTGATAAATATTTGGAATTTTTGGGTGAGATAGACATAGCGATATTCGCCCATAAAAGGCAACAGGCGATGGGAAACACTATCACACTTCTTGGGCTTGGTAAAAAAGTCTATATGAGAAGCGATATCACACCTTGGAAACTCTTCAAGGATATAAATGTCAATATTTTTGATATAGAAAATATTGAGTTGAAATTGATAGCAGAAAAAGATAGATTAAATAATCAAAAAAACATCAAAGAGTATTTTTCAAGAGAGAATTACCTTAACCAATTACGAAATCTGTTTGAAGGTGAATAA
- a CDS encoding ElyC/SanA/YdcF family protein yields MFLLKKFVAAFLLPFPIFLLFMAFGFYFFSQKRYVGSKRFFLVGILWIILLSYAPFSSLLLLPLERQFSSVDLNGTNAGYIHVLGTAHVAREGIPLSSELDPSGLARVTEGVLLYKQHKGMKLVFSGYGKDEPLSNAKCSAALAQALGVREEDIIVFETPKDTLEEAGAMSEMAQGKHVVLVTSASHMLRASRLFKKAGIKVIEAPTDFKVKKPDDLLQLPGAEGLRRSETAFHEYLGLLWFWLKGDI; encoded by the coding sequence ATGTTTCTTCTTAAAAAGTTTGTTGCGGCTTTTCTGTTGCCTTTCCCTATCTTTCTACTGTTCATGGCATTCGGATTCTATTTCTTCTCCCAAAAAAGGTATGTGGGTTCAAAAAGGTTTTTTCTAGTGGGGATACTGTGGATCATACTGCTCTCTTATGCGCCTTTTTCCTCCTTGCTTCTGCTGCCTCTGGAACGGCAGTTCTCCTCTGTCGACCTGAATGGTACCAATGCGGGGTACATCCATGTGCTGGGTACGGCACATGTGGCCAGAGAGGGCATTCCCCTCTCTTCCGAACTGGACCCCTCCGGCCTGGCTCGTGTGACCGAAGGTGTACTATTATACAAACAACACAAAGGCATGAAACTGGTCTTCAGCGGCTACGGCAAGGATGAGCCTCTCTCCAACGCAAAATGCAGTGCTGCTCTGGCACAGGCACTTGGAGTGAGGGAAGAAGATATCATCGTATTTGAAACCCCCAAAGATACCCTTGAAGAAGCTGGAGCGATGAGCGAAATGGCCCAGGGGAAGCATGTCGTTCTTGTCACGTCTGCTTCCCATATGCTGCGTGCCTCCAGACTCTTTAAAAAAGCCGGTATCAAAGTCATTGAGGCGCCGACGGATTTCAAAGTAAAAAAACCTGACGACCTGCTGCAACTCCCCGGTGCCGAAGGGCTGAGACGGTCCGAAACAGCTTTTCATGAATATTTGGGGCTTTTATGGTTCTGGCTCAAGGGAGACATTTGA